Proteins encoded by one window of Winogradskyella sp. PG-2:
- a CDS encoding metallophosphoesterase family protein, with protein sequence MRTIAIGDIHGGLKSLIQLLKRVKLDSNDKLIFVGDYVDGWSESAQVIHFLIELVKTNDCIFIKGNHDIWCEQWLASGIINDIWYMHGGKETIESYSGFSKEQKSKHLDFFEAMPLYHIDSEKRLFIHAGFTSMHGVEREYDKVAFYFDRTLWEMALTMDKRIEKDSKIYPNRLKHYSEIYIGHTPTINFGENQPMNAVNVWNIDTGAAFTGKLSAIDIETKEIFQSDTLKELYPDEKGRNK encoded by the coding sequence ATGCGAACAATAGCAATTGGTGATATACACGGAGGCTTAAAAAGTCTTATTCAACTTTTAAAGAGAGTAAAATTAGATTCTAATGATAAACTGATTTTTGTAGGTGATTATGTAGATGGTTGGAGTGAATCAGCCCAAGTAATCCATTTCTTAATTGAATTAGTTAAAACGAATGATTGTATTTTTATAAAAGGTAACCATGATATTTGGTGTGAACAATGGCTGGCTTCTGGGATTATAAATGACATTTGGTATATGCATGGAGGTAAAGAGACTATAGAAAGTTATAGTGGTTTCTCCAAAGAACAGAAATCAAAGCATTTAGATTTTTTTGAGGCAATGCCCTTGTATCATATTGATTCAGAAAAACGTTTGTTTATACATGCCGGGTTTACTTCGATGCATGGTGTTGAAAGAGAGTATGACAAAGTAGCCTTCTATTTTGATAGAACCTTATGGGAAATGGCATTGACTATGGATAAACGTATAGAAAAAGATTCTAAAATTTATCCTAATCGTTTAAAGCACTATTCCGAAATCTATATTGGTCATACACCTACAATTAATTTTGGTGAAAATCAACCCATGAATGCTGTGAATGTATGGAATATAGATACGGGAGCGGCATTTACAGGGAAATTATCTGCTATTGATATTGAAACAAAAGAAATCTTTCAAAGTGATACTCTGAAAGAATTGTATCCTGATGAAAAGGGAAGAAATAAATAA
- a CDS encoding YceI family protein, producing the protein MKIKYITTVITFCFISLYTFGQNKTVNIKKSKLSWTGKAAFNAYSLTGTLDVKSGDITIENDTIKSLRISINMKSLNHENKDLKKHLKGEDFFEVKTYNEATFQLSKGVALTDGKAKISGIMTIKDISKTESFTIKIDEDYKELTFNISIDRTIYGVKFNSPSFFKKMKENAIADEFKLKGSLILD; encoded by the coding sequence ATGAAAATTAAATATATAACCACAGTAATCACTTTTTGCTTTATCTCATTATATACATTTGGGCAAAACAAAACAGTAAACATTAAAAAAAGTAAATTGAGTTGGACAGGTAAAGCTGCTTTCAATGCTTATTCTTTAACGGGAACATTAGATGTAAAAAGCGGAGACATTACAATTGAAAATGACACCATAAAATCTTTACGTATTAGTATTAATATGAAAAGTTTAAATCATGAAAACAAAGATTTAAAAAAACATCTAAAAGGCGAAGATTTCTTTGAAGTCAAAACCTATAATGAAGCTACTTTTCAGCTTTCTAAAGGAGTTGCGCTAACTGATGGTAAAGCAAAAATCTCTGGAATCATGACCATTAAAGATATTTCTAAAACTGAATCTTTTACAATCAAAATAGACGAAGATTATAAAGAACTGACATTCAACATTTCAATAGATAGAACTATCTACGGCGTAAAGTTTAACTCACCTAGTTTCTTTAAAAAAATGAAAGAAAATGCTATAGCTGACGAATTTAAACTGAAAGGAAGTCTGATATTAGATTAA